Proteins from a single region of Trichoderma asperellum chromosome 3, complete sequence:
- a CDS encoding uncharacterized protein (BUSCO:EOG092D0HR5), whose protein sequence is MQRLKLIRGVVEKVNTRIEAIKRQIDLAHNQTSPALRDMSSLFEQHKEIEKKQETLSAVEGYFILTEDEIDLLTSTLRPVDDAFFTCLQKAKRITIGCDILLGFESQTLGLELIDRTSGHVNLAFQKLYKWVQQEFRTLNLENPHVNPSMRQALRVLAERPSLFQNCLDFFVASRERFLSEAFHCALTGITPQGTEDTSTRPIDLTAHDPLRYVGDMFAWVHSATVGEREALETLFTIKKDDALNTPMPSSNENLWHFPSDEISVDTDSKVLEALNQVMDRNFSPVVRILRQRVEQAVQSNEDVIPAYRISTLLSFYRATFEKLLGAGSSLEECSGGLEKVAKRQFRSLVRDNILSIQGEFQQVPSNLEPPRFLQDAFKQLSIILQTYESSLSVSADPGSEVQSILSQAFEPYMSGCEEIAKPMTYPESGIFIVNCKLTAALCLEGFECTDFRAKQIRESISKDVVNLINDQHALFRQKSGLDTLLNCLEDGELASVAPSSVIQASQELDDFLPSALMDAMDRLKGLQDSEIARETIEQAAEKFCTDFEGLEAAVATHFDDVTNTEVAVRFSRTSAEIRVLLS, encoded by the coding sequence ATGCAGCGCTTGAAGCTTATCCGTGGCGTGGTTGAAAAAGTGAATACTCGCATCGAAGCTATCAAACGCCAAATCGATTTAGCACATAATCAAACCTCTCCTGCTCTGCGAGACATGTCATCTCTTTTCGAGCAACACAAGGAAatagagaagaagcaggaaaCTCTCAGCGCTGTTGAAGGCTACTTCATATTGACAGAAGACGAAATCGATTTGCTGACTTCAACGTTGAGACCCGTTGACGATGCCTTCTTCACCTGTCTCCAGAAAGCCAAAAGGATCACCATTGGCTGCGACATACTCTTGGGTTTTGAAAGCCAAACCCTGGGCTTAGAATTAATCGATCGAACATCCGGCCATGTAAATTTAGCTTTCCAAAAACTCTACAAATGGGTTCAGCAAGAGTTTAGGACGCTCAATTTAGAAAACCCCCATGTGAATCCGTCCATGCGGCAAGCGTTAAGAGTCCTTGCAGAACgaccttctcttttccagaaCTGTCTTGACTTTTTTGTGGCGTCTAGAGAAAGATTTTTATCTGAGGCTTTTCACTGTGCTCTCACAGGCATTACGCCACAGGGCACAGAAGATACTTCCACCAGACCAATTGATTTAACGGCACATGATCCGCTCCGCTATGTCGGTGATATGTTTGCTTGGGTTCATTCTGCAACAGTGGGTGAGCGAGAAGCGCTTGAAACGCTATTCACCATAAAAAAGGATGATGCGCTTAATACACCAATGCCGAGCTCCAACGAAAACCTTTGGCATTTTCCCTCAGATGAAATCTCAGTCGACACTGATTCTAAGGTTCTTGAAGCTCTTAACCAAGTGATGGACCGCAATTTCTCACCGGTTGTTCGAATACTGCGCCAGCGTGTTGAGCAAGCAGTCCAGTCAAACGAAGATGTCATCCCCGCCTATAGAATCTCCACGCTTCTCAGTTTCTATCGGGCTACATTTGAGAAGCTTTTAGGCGCGGGATCCAGCCTGGAAGAATGTTCGGGGGGGTTGGAGAAAGTAGCCAAGCGACAGTTTCGATCACTTGTGAGAGATAATATTTTATCCATTCAAGGTGAATTTCAACAAGTTCCGTCAAACCTAGAACCCCCACGATTCCTCCAAGATGCTTTTAAACAGCTCAGTATTATTCTCCAAACTTATGAGTCTTCTTTGTCTGTGTCCGCAGACCCTGGAAGTGAGGTTCAGAGTATATTATCGCAAGCCTTTGAGCCATATATGTCCGGCTGCGAGGAGATAGCGAAGCCGATGACATATCCTGAGAGTGGGATATTCATTGTCAATTGCAAACTCACGGCAGCTCTCTGCCTAGAAGGCTTCGAATGCACGGACTTCCGAGCAAAACAAATTCGAGAGAGCATATCAAAGGATGTTGTTAACTTAATTAACGACCAACATGCTCTGTTTCGCCAGAAATCAGGGTTAGATACGCTCTTGAATTGCCTAGAAGATGGCGAACTCGCTTCAGTGGCACCATCCTCTGTTATCCAAGCCAGCCAGGAGTTGGATGACTTCCTCCCCTCCGCATTAATGGATGCAATGGATAGGCTGAAGGGGCTCCAGGATTCAGAGATCGCTCGTGAGACTATAGAACAAGCTGCTGAAAAATTCTGTACTGATTTTGAGGGGTTGGAGGCGGCTGTTGCAACCCACTTTGATGATGTAACAAACACAGAGGTGGCTGTGAGGTTTTCAAGGACATCGGCCGAAATCCGTGTTCTCTTGTCTTGA
- a CDS encoding uncharacterized protein (EggNog:ENOG41) — translation MESCQHVMDMDAIAARSNMSVNTDTEKPTKLADAKSSSSPSPQRSHSSSSTGRATHRQSFTESFRNLPPSPRHRHPSLTQAAIQDLVNHPPSTSRHQNPKFVGREWGDIAIGELVSLDDVRWTKIECSVEEATMMLLQSPTSVVLVKDESSASNPAFCFDYNDLNSYLLTVVGLSRPDNHDIMVKAQGGTRITLREIQSLCFRENIVKLSSNVNLSQAIEKLGSGIHRILVTDTAGDVIGILSQLRMVEFFWNEGINFPTIDRLYPVTVQELGIGVQPIISVHADAPLTEALSLMYDEGLSSVAIVDNGQNVVGNISTKDVRHLTSSSSAHLLSGSCMNFISVILNERGVEKGQDVYPVFYVNPYSTLAHTVAKLVATRSHRMWVVDSGPPPSPLPTPAIPTVSSQSSTASEVAPGAIPPAAPVASVPAAAMAGALLSGKLIGVVSLTDILNAFAKSTGLHPSEPWEQRARRRRSSSSSVRHSVEAFRSNNETRR, via the exons ATGGAATCTTGCCAACATGTAATGGATATGGATGCGATAGCAGCAAGATCTAATATGTCTGTCAATACCGATACAGAGAAACCCACCAAGCTAGCCGATGccaagtcgtcgtcgtcgccctCACCACAAAGGTCACACTCGAGCTCGAGTACCGGCAGAGCGACCCATCGACAAAGCTTTACAGAGAGCTTCCGCAATCTTCCACCTTCGCCCCGCCATCGGCATCCTTCCCTCACACAAGCGGCGATTCAGGATCTCGTCAACCACCCGCCTTCCACCAGCAGACACCAAAATCCCAAGTTTGTTGGCCGAGAATGGGGAGATATTGCCATAGGAGAGCTTGTTTCTCTCGACGATGTAAGATGGACTAAAATCGAATGCAGTGTGGAGGAAGCGACTATG ATGCTGCTACAGAGCCCAACTAGCGTTGTTCTCGTGAAGGATGAATCTTCAGCCTCTAACCCAGCATTTTGCTTTGACTATAATGACTTGAACTCTTATCTCCTAACCGTCGTGGGCCTTTCTCGGCCCGATAATCACGACATCATGGTTAAAGCCCAAGGAGGAACTCGCATAACACTTCGAGAGATCCAGAGTCTATGTTTCAGAGAAAACATCGTTAAACTGAGCTCAAACGTCAACCTATCTCAGGCTATTGAGAAGCTCGGTAGCGGAATACACAGAATTCTAGTCACCGATACAGCCGGTGATGTTATAGGCATTTTAAGTCAGCTTCGTATGGTCGAATTTTTCTGGAATGAGGGAATCAATTTTCCCACAATTGATCGGCTCTACCCAGTTACGGTGCAAGAGTTGGGGATTGGCGTCCAGCCCATCATTTCAGTTCA TGCCGATGCTCCACTTACAGAAGCTCTGTCTCTCATGTATGATGAGGGCCTCTCAAGCGTGGCCATTGTGGACAATGGGCAAAATGTGGTGGGGAACATTTCAACTAAAGACGTACGGCACTTGACAAGTTCCTCGAGCGCACACCTACTCAGTGGGTCTTGTATGAATTTCATTTCTGTTATTCTCAATGAAAGAGGCGTAGAAAAGGGACAGGATGTCTATCCCGTTTTCTATGTAAACCCCTATTCCACGTTGGCTCATACTGTCGCCAAACTGGTAGCAACAAGATCGCATCGAATGTGGGTTGTGGACTCTGGACCGCCACCGTCACCTCTACCTACACCCGCTATACCAACGGTATCATCACAGAGCTCTACAGCGAGCGAAGTTGCTCCGGGAGCGATCCCACCTGCTGCCCCTGTCGCCTCGGTTCCAGCAGCCGCGATGGCTGGTGCGCTGCTGTCAGGTAAGCTGATTGGAGTTGTTTCACTCACAGATATTCTCAACGCATTCGCAAAATCTACGGGACTGCATCCCTCTGAGCCGTGGGAACAGAGAGCGCGACGTCGGCGCAGCTCGAGCAGTTCCGTGCGGCATAGTGTAGAAGCGTTCCGGTCCAACAATGAAACGAGGAGATGA
- a CDS encoding uncharacterized protein (BUSCO:EOG092D0BFU): MSLLSPEVHAELTQLLQALQASDNSIRSQAEEHLQNSWTNSRPEVLLMGLVEQIQGGTDNALRSFAAVIFRRIASKTRKTESGNNVDLFYSLAKDQAVVIRQKLLETLGSEADRAVRNKISDAVAEVARQYTDNNDSWSELLGALFQLSQALEAERRENAYRIFATTPGIIEKQHEEAVLQAFQRGFKDDAVQVRLAAMDAFASFFRTISKKGQSKYYALIPDVLNILPPIKDTQDSDDLSKALVALIDLAETAPKMFKPLFHNLVQFSISVVQDKELDTICRQNALELMATFADYAPSMCRKDASYTTDMITQCLSLMTDLGEDDDDAAEWLASDDLEADESDQNHVAGEQTMDRLANKLGGQTILAPTFNWLPRMMTSMAWRDRHAALMAISAISEGCRDLMMGELSQVLDLVIPALQDPHPRVRWAGCNALGQMSTDFAPKMQTDFYDRILKAIIPVLNSPEARVKSHAAAALVNFCEEAEKSILEPYLDELLSHLFQLLQSEKRFVQEQALSTIATIADAAEAAFAKYYDTLMPLLVNVLQNQNEKEYRLLRAKAMECATLIALAVGKERLGQDAMTLVNLLAHIQTNITDADDPQAQYLMHCWGRMCRVLGTDFIPFLENVMPPLLELAMAKPDIQLLDDDEQAEQMQGEEGWEFVPLKGKMIGIRTSTMDDKNMAIELLVVYAQVLEGAFAPFVANIMEKIALPGLSFFFHDPVRYISAKLVPQLLSSYKKAYGSPSNELTGLWNATVDKLLEVLTAEPAIDTLAEMYQCFYESVQVLGKECLTIDHMNRFIDSALSALEDYKDRVAERADAKEGATADDVEDEAEETLIAIEDDQTLLSDMNKAFHSIFKNHGVAFLPAWERLMSTYEGFLASPDPTQRQWGLCIMDDVLEYCGPQSIRYATYIQQPLIDGCRDASAAIRQAAAYGIGVAAHRGGAAWSPFLGGSVPFLFQVTQVPEARNEDNVYATENACAAIAKILHYNSSSLEDVPTTINQWIDTLPVTNDEEAAPYAYAYLAELIDRQYPSVMNQAGKIFVFIAQALEAETLQGQTASRVAAATKILLTAANVDPMPLLQQFSPESQRTIMGYFS, translated from the exons atgtctcttctctccccagAAGTGCATGCAGAGCTCACGCAGCTTTTGCAGGCGCTTCAAGCCTCCGATAACAGCATCCGATCTCAGGCTGAAGAACACCTCCAAAATAGCTGGACGAATTCGCGCCCGGAGGTTCTCTTAATGGGCCTCGTGGAACAGATACAGGGCGGTACAGATAATGCG CTTCGTTCGTTCGCGGCTGTCATATTCAGACGCATAGCCTCGAAAACTCGGAAAACCGAATCTGGAAACAACGTAGATTTATTCTATTCGCTAGCGAAAGATCAAGCCGTTGTCATTCGACAGAAACTCCTTGAGACATTAGGCTCTGAAGCCGATCGAGCAGTTCGCAACAAAATAAGTGACGCCGTCGCAGAAGTCGCGCGGCAGTATACGGACAATA ATGACTCTTGGTCCGAACTCCTAGGAGCACTCTTCCAACTAAGCCAGGCACTGGAAGCCGAAAGGCGAGAGAATGCGTACAGAATCTTCGCTACCACCCCAGGTATTATTGAAAAACAGCACGAAGAAGCGGTTCTGCAAGCCTTCCAAAGAGGCTTCAAAGATGACGCCGTCCAG GTTCGATTAGCAGCTATGGATGCCTTTGCCTCTTTCTTCAGGACGATTAGCAAGAAAGGGCAATCTAAATACTACGCTCTAATTCCCGATGTGCTCAACATTCTCCCCCCCATCAAGGATACTCAAGATTCGGACGACTTAAGCAAAGCCCTGGTCGCACTTATCGACCTGGCTGAGACAGCACCGAAGATGTTTAAGCCTTTGTTCCACAATCTCGTTCAGTTCAGCATTTCTGTAGTTCAAGACAAAGAATTGGACACAATTTGCCGTCAGAATGCACTGGAATTAATGGCTACCTTTGCTGATTACGCTCCATCGATGTGTCGAAAAGATGCGTCTTACACTACAGACATGATCACTCAATGCTTGAGCTTGATGACTGATCtcggcgaggatgatgatgatgccgctgaATGGTTGGCGTCTGATGAT CTCGAAGCAGACGAGAGCGACCAGAATCATGTCGCTGGAGAACAAACCATGGACCGCCTTGCCAACAAGCTAGGAGGGCAGACAATTCTTGCTCCTACATTCAACTGGCTCCCTCGAATGATGACTTCTATGGCATGGAGGGATCGACACGCTGCTCTCATGGCTATCTCTGCCATTTCAGAAGGCTGCCGAGACCTTATGATGGGAGAACTCAGTCAAGTTCTTGATCTAGTAATCCCTGCTCTTCAAGATCCGCACCCTCGTGTGCGATGGGCTGGCTGCAATGCGCTGGGACAAATGAGTACCGATTTTGCTCCTAAAATGCAAACTGATTTTTACGACCGGATTTTGAAGGCTATTATTCCTGTCTTAAACTCGCCAGAGGCTCGGGTAAAATCCCATGCCGCAGCGGCTCTGGTCAACTTTtgtgaagaagcagagaaatcAATTCTAGAACCTTACCTGGATGAGCTTCTATCTCATTTATTTCAACTACTCCAAAGCGAGAAGCGCTTTGTTCAGGAACAAGCCTTATCCACCATCGCAACTATTGCTGATGCGGCCGAAGCGGCATTCGCCAAATACTACGATACTTTGATGCCTCTTCTTGTAAATGTGCTTCAGAATCAGAATGAGAAAGAGTACAGGCTATTGCGAGCCAAAGCAATGGAATGTGCAACACTTATCGCCCTGGCTGTCGGCAAAGAGAGGCTTGGTCAGGATGCTATGACTCTCGTGAATCTGCTGGCCCACATCCAAACAAATATCACAGATGCAGACGACCCCCAGGCTCAGTATTTGATGCACTGTTGGGGCCGCATGTGCCGTGTTCTTGGTACCGACTTCATTCCTTTCCTAGAGAACGTTATGCCACCACTTCTCGAACTCGCCATGGCTAAACCGGACATACAGCTattggatgacgatgagcaAGCCGAGCAAATGCAAGGAGAGGAAGGCTGGGAGTTTGTGCCACTTAAGGGAAAAATGATTGGCATTCGTACTAGCACTATGGATGATAAGAACATGGCCATTGAACTCTTGGTTGTATACGCTCAAGTGCTTGAGGGTGCCTTTGCCCCCTTTGTTGCAAACATCATGGAGAAGATCGCATTGCCTGgcctttccttcttctttcacgACCCCGTTCGCTATATCTCAGCTAAGCTGGTTCCGCAGCTGCTCAGCTCCTATAAGAAGGCTTACGGCAGCCCCTCAAACGAACTGACTGGCCTTTGGAATGCCACTGTGGACAAATTATTGGAGGTGCTTACTGCGGAGCCAGCTATCGACACACTCGCAGAAATGTACCAGTGTTTCTACGAGTCTGTGCAAGTCCTGGGTAAAGAGTGCCTTACGATAGATCACATGAATCGCTTCATCGACTCCGCTCTTTCAGCACTGGAAGACTATAAAGACCGAGTAGCAGAACGTGCCGATGCCAAGGAAGGCGCCACTGCTGATGACGTAGAGgacgaagcagaagagactcTTATAGCAATTGAAGATGACCAAACGCTTCTGTCTGATATGAACAAAGCGTTCCATTCCATCTTCAAAAATCACGGTGTTGCGTTTCTGCCAGCATGGGAGCGTCTCATGTCCACCTATGAAGGATTCCTCGCATCACCTGATCCAACACAGCGCCAATGGGGCCTCTGCATCATGGACGATGTTTTGGAGTATTGTGGCCCACAAAGTATTCGATATGCGACATACATTCAGCAGCCCCTTATTGATGGCTGCAGAGATGCCTCTGCAGCAATTCGTCAAGCAGCTGCGTACGGTATTGGTGTTGCAGCACATAGAGGCGGCGCTGCGTGGTCTCCATTTCTAGGGGGGTCTGTCCCGTTTCTGTTCCAAGTAACGCAAGTTCCTGAAGCTCGGAACGAAGACAACGTGTATGCGACAGAAAATGCTTGCGCTGCCATTGCCAAGATTCTCCACTACAACTCCAGCAGTCTTGAGGACGTTCCAACAACTATAAACCAGTGGATCGACACGTTACCAGTTAcaaatgatgaagaggcaGCTCCTTATGCGTATGCATATCTAGCAGAGCTGATTGATCG CCAATACCCATCTGTAATGAACCAAGCTGGCAAAATTTTCGTTTTCATCGCCCAGGCCCTGGAGGCAGAGACGCTTCAAGGACAAACGGCCAGCCGTGTGGCAGCTGCAACAAAAATTCTTCTAACGGCTGCAAACGTAGACCCAATGCCATTGCTTCAGCAGTTCTCTCCAGAGTCACAACGAACGATTATGGGTTATTTCAGCTAG
- the EMG1 gene encoding 18S rRNA pseudouridine methyltransferase (BUSCO:EOG092D2X2E): MSSPDRRAGMKRPRTQSLPPPSLPQLVAEQKTPIPVTDKDTQRLIVVLSNASLETYKAVQGGVSRAGIHREEKYSLLNSDEHIGVMRKMNRDISDARPDIAHQCLLTLLDSPINKAGRLQIYIHTAKGVLIEVSPSVRIPRTFKRFAGLMVQLLHRLSIRSTTSNEKLLRVIQNPITDHLPPNCRKVTLSFDAPVVRVREYMEALNPKESICVFVGAMAKGADTFADSIVDEKISISNYSLSASVACSKFCHAAEDAWDIL; this comes from the exons ATGTCGTCCCCCGATCGTCGCGCTGGCATGAAACGGCCCA GAACTCAGTCGCTACCACCGCCATCTCTGCCGCAACTGGTCGCGGAGCAGAAGACTCCTATCCCGGTCACTGATAAAGATACCCAGCGATTGATTGTCGTTCTATCAAATGCTAGCCTTGAGACATACAAGGCCGTTCAAGGTGGTGTCAGCCGAGCTGGTATCCACCGAGAGGAAAAATACTCGCTTCTCAACAGCGATGAGCATATAGGCGTCATGCGGAAGATGAACCGCGACATTAGCGATGCACGACCGGACATCGCGCATCAG TGTCTGCTGACCCTCCTGGACTCACCTATCAACAAAGCCGGCAGACTCCAGATTTACATTCATACAGCCAAAGGTGTGCTGATCGAGGTATCCCCCTCTGTCCGCATTCCCCGGACTTTTAAGCGATTCGCAGGCCTCATGGTGCAACTTCTACATCGACTCTCTATTCGCTCCACAACTTCAAACGAGAAGCTTCTACGCGTGATTCAGAATCCGATTACAGACCACTTACCACCAAATTGCCGGAAAGTAACTCTTAGTTTTGATGCTCCAGTAGTTCGCGTGCGTGAGTACATGGAGGCTTTAAACCCCAAGGAGAGCATTTGCGTTTTCGTTGGAGCTATGGCAAAAGGCGCCGACACTTTTGCCGACTCAATAGTTGATGAGAAAATTTCCATCAGCAATTATTCGCTATCAGCAAGTGTAGCATGCAGCAAGTTCTGCCATGCAGCTGAGGATGCATGGGATATCCTATAA
- a CDS encoding uncharacterized protein (BUSCO:EOG092D3F1G), giving the protein MGAEQSSNSESRLADAGETQRTCYYELLGVERTATDIEIKKAYRKKALELHPDRNFNDVEAATRKFADVQAAYDILSDPQERAWYDSHRESILSGQHDTSDASSAPATFHNVRLTTADDIMRLISRFNSSVPYTDDKDGFYWIVRETFEHLVLEEEAAADYEGTECPEYPTFGSSNSSFDTVVRPFYNAWNGFSTRKSFMWEDKYRLSDAPDRRTRRWMEKENKKIRDDAIREFTDAVRFLVSFVRKRDPRYTPNSQSEADRHKSLRTAAAAQAARSRAANSQNYSSFEVPEWVQPSEDKVDEQDSESEEPEAEILECVACNKRFKSEKQFESHERSKKHIKAIQELRRQMKKETANLDLDALRVDNTPDTYLKDDQDLQTVDIDAQDHQIDTDIETTSPLTEQTSAHDDEQEASTKTETSPSQDTSEVDYSGDHTDKELDKSFQKLDIQSTNGDSTSISHGEQISDYSSKQPQNDSEDVKSKSKTGKAKLKRQKKAAAALAAENEHRCNVCTAEFDSKTKLFKHIRDFGHAAPITQSRDIGNRKKR; this is encoded by the exons ATGGGGGCTGAACAGTCCTCAAATTCGGAATCGCGCCTTGCCGACGCTGGGGAAACTCAAAGGACATGCTACTATGAGCTTCTGGGAGTTGAAAGGACTGCAACTGATATTGA aataaaaaaagcatatcGCAAGAAGGCCCTAGAACTACACCCGGATCGCAACTTTAACGATGTGGAGGCAGCCACTAGAAAGTTTGCCGATGTTCAGGCCGCCTATGACATTTTGTCTGACCCTCAAGAAAGAGCTTGGTACGACTCGCACCGTGAGAGCATCTTGAGTGGCCAGCATGACACTAGCGATGCTTCTTCTGCACCTGCAACGTTTCATAATGTCCGCCTCACTACCGCAGATGATATCATGCGTCTCATCTCTCGATTCAACTCCTCTGTCCCTTACACGGATGACAAAGATGGGTTCTACTGGATCGTAAGAGAAACATTCGAACACCTGGTTTtggaggaagaagctgccgccgACTATGAGGGCACTGAGTGCCCTGAATATCCCACGTTTGGGTCGTCAAATAGTAGCTTCGATACTGTCGTGCGGCCGTTCTATAACGCCTGGAATGGCTTTAGTACGAGAAAGTCGTTCATGTGGGAAGATAAATATCGCCTTTCGGATGCTCCAGACCGCAGAACCAGACGttggatggagaaggaaaacaaaaagattcGAGATGACGCTATTCGAGAATTTACCGATGCTGTTCGATTTCTAGTCTCGTTTGTACGAAAACGAGATCCTCGCTATACTCCAAATTCGCAGAGCGAGGCGGATCGCCACAAATCCCTTcgaactgctgctgctgcccaagcCGCGCGATCACGAGCCGCCAATAGTCAAAATTATTCATCATTTGAAGTGCCAGAATGGGTCCAGCCCAGCGAAGATAAGGTGGATGAGCAAGATTCTGAATCAGAGGAACCTGAAGCTGAGATTCTAGAATGTGTGGCATGTAACAAAAGATTCAAAAGCGAAAAGCAGTTTGAATCCCATGAACGTAGTAAGAAACACATCAAGGCTATTCAAGAGCTACGCCGCcagatgaaaaaagaaacagcaaATCTGGACTTAGATGCATTAAGGGTCGACAATACGCCCGATACGTACTTGAAAGACGACCAGGACTTGCAAACAGTGGATATAGATGCGCAGGATCATCAGATTGACACGGACATTGAGACTACATCGCCTTTAACGGAGCAAACAAGTGCACATGATGATGAGCAAGAAGCATCTACTAAGACAGAGACATCACCAAGCCAAGATACATCAGAAGTGGACTATAGCGGAGATCACACGGACAAGGAACTTGACAAGTCGTTTCAAAAGCTAGATATCCAGTCCACTAACGGAGATTCAACATCAATTAGTCATGGAGAACAGATATCCGATTATTCATCTAAACAACCCCAGAACGATTCTGAGGACGTAAAATCGAAAAGCAAAACAGGAAAGGCCAAACTCAAACGCCAGAaaaaagctgcagctgctctggCAGCCGAAAATGAG CATCGATGCAATGTCTGCACAGCAGAGTTTGACTCTAAGACGAAGCTATTTAAACATATTCGCGATTTCGGACACGCTGCCCCCATTACGCAATCTAGAGATATCGGCAATAGGAAGAAGAGGTGA
- the ATG4 gene encoding Cysteine protease atg4 (MEROPS:MER0013559), protein MESNISVDLGRYRRIMQMFWDPEPSNDVNSDQPVWCLGRSYKLDDSSSRAAGKTTSVSHDAPESSPLDAAATSPPAQSPPPVSKSSVNALETPPASTSSSLSSAVADEEPPPERGWPSAFVEDMASKFWMTYRSGFEPIPKSVDPKAASALSFSMRIKSTLSDSAGFSSDSGWGCMIRSGQCLLATTVGILRLGRDWRRGQSQEEERQLISMFADDPRAPYSIHNFVRHGATACGKFPGEWFGPSATAQCIQALTTSSGLPLHVYSPNDGQDVYEDSFMKIAKPDGQTFHPTLILIRTRLGIDKITPIYWDALIAALHMPQSVGIAGGRPASSHYFVGSQGSYLFYLDPHHTRKAIPYHADITKYTEEDIESCHTSRLRRIHIKEMDPSMLIGFLIRTESDWTEWRQCVANVQGKTIIHVADHEPVLYSGEGRDGAVDEVELLSDDDDMTAT, encoded by the exons ATGGAATCTAATATATCTGTCGACCTCGGACGATATCGGAGAATCATGCAAATGTTTTGGGATCCCGAGCCTTCCAACGATGTGAACAGTGATCAGCCTGTTTGGTGTCTGGGCCGCTCTTACAAGCTAGACGATTCCAGCTCCAGAGCTGCAGGCAAGACAACCTCCGTTAGCCACGATGCACCAGAATCCAGTCCACTAGATGCCGCTGCTACCTCGCCTCCGGCCCAAAGCCCTCCGCCAGTATCCAAATCGTCAGTAAATGCGCTCGAAACACCGCCAGCGTCCACCTCGAGTAGCCTCTCATCAGCGGTAGCTGACGAGGAGCCGCCTCCAGAAAGAGGATGGCCCTCAGCATTCGTGGAAGACATGGCATCCAAGTTTTGGATGACATACAGATCCGGATTCGAACCTATACCAAAATCTGTGGACCCAAAAGCTGCATCTGCTCTTTCATTTTCCATGAGGATCAAGAGCACGCTTTCAGATTCAGCTGGCTTCTCTTCCGATAGTGGCTGGGGTTGCATGATTCGTTCTGGGCAATGCCTTCTCGCCACAACTGTCGGCATTCTGCGATTAGGTAGAG ACTGGCGGCGCGGCCAATCCCAGGAAGAGGAACGCCAGCTAATAAGCATGTTTGCCGACGATCCAAGAGCCCCATATTCAATCCATAACTTTGTACGCCACGGGGCCACAGCTTGTGGAAAGTTTCCGGGCGAGTGGTTTGGTCCATCTGCTACTGCTCAGTGTATTCA AGCTCTCACAACTTCTTCAGGACTTCCTCTTCATGTCTACTCACCCAATGACGGCCAGGATGTTTACGAGGATAGCTTTATGAAGATCGCAAAGCCCGATGGACAAACTTTCCATCCGACATTAATTCTCATACGGACACGCCTCGGCATCGACAAAATCACTCCAATATACTGGGACGCTCTGATCGCTGCTCTCCATATGCCACAGTCTGTTGGTATTGCTGG CGGCCGCCCTGCATCTTCCCATTACTTCGTGGGTAGCCAAGGGAGCTACCTGTTCTACCTAGATCCTCATCATACACGAAAAGCCATTCCATATCACGCCGATATAACCAAATATACCGAAGAAGACATCGAGTCATGCCATACCTCTAGACTGCGTCGAATTCACATCAAAGAAATGGATCCGAGCATGCTGATAGGTTTTCTTATTCGTACTGAGAGTGATTGGACTGAATGGAGACAGTGTGTAGCAAATGTCCAAGGGAAAACTATCATCCATGTGGCAGATCATGAGCCTGTGCTGTATAGCGGCGAGGGCAGAGATGGCGCGGTGGATGAAGTTGAGCTATTgagtgacgatgacgacatgACGGCAACATAA